A single Xylanimonas cellulosilytica DSM 15894 DNA region contains:
- a CDS encoding ABC transporter permease has translation MSTLTTPAGSAATAPRAAALTPISWKAPIAYTVLGLVALVFFALLHGGGTTTTFRISTAQDLFQIDPVTVGTKSAAVLLSLVALGLAGLSWWAAGIRRKLGWWLPALFGVCWVLAFLCWAGAGKTIPITGLLSGALFLSVPLVFGSMSGLLCERVGIINIAIEGQLLAGAFLAAVVASATGNPYVGLVAAPVAGALVGAMLVAFAVRYWVDQIIVGVVLNVLVVGVTSYLFSTVLSQDPGTWNRRTPLPVLAIPGLSEIPILGPVLFRQTILVYLMYVAVAVLHVYLFKSRWGLRLRAVGEHPKAADTVGINVNRTRVRNAILGGAVAGLGGAFFTVAAGLAFGREMTGGKGFIALAAMILGRWNPLGALAAALLFGFADNLQTVLGIVGTPIPSQLMLMTPYVVTIFAVAGLVGRVRAPASEGIPYKK, from the coding sequence ATGAGCACGCTCACGACCCCCGCGGGCTCCGCCGCGACCGCGCCGCGCGCCGCCGCGCTCACGCCGATCTCGTGGAAGGCGCCCATCGCGTACACGGTGCTCGGGCTGGTCGCGCTCGTCTTCTTCGCGCTCCTGCACGGCGGCGGCACGACGACGACGTTCCGGATCTCGACGGCGCAGGACCTGTTCCAGATCGACCCGGTCACGGTGGGCACCAAGTCCGCCGCGGTGCTGCTCTCGCTGGTGGCGCTCGGCCTCGCCGGGCTGTCCTGGTGGGCGGCCGGCATCCGGCGCAAGCTGGGCTGGTGGCTCCCGGCCCTGTTCGGCGTCTGCTGGGTGCTCGCGTTCCTGTGCTGGGCGGGCGCCGGCAAGACCATCCCCATCACCGGCCTGCTTTCGGGTGCGCTGTTCCTGTCGGTGCCCCTCGTGTTCGGCTCGATGTCCGGCCTGCTGTGCGAGCGCGTCGGCATCATCAACATCGCCATCGAGGGCCAGCTCCTCGCCGGGGCGTTCCTCGCCGCCGTCGTCGCCTCCGCCACGGGCAACCCGTACGTGGGGCTCGTCGCCGCACCCGTCGCGGGCGCGCTCGTCGGGGCGATGCTCGTCGCGTTCGCCGTCCGGTACTGGGTCGACCAGATCATCGTCGGCGTCGTGCTCAACGTGCTCGTCGTCGGCGTGACCAGCTACCTGTTCTCCACCGTGCTCTCCCAGGACCCGGGCACCTGGAACCGCCGCACCCCGCTGCCGGTGCTCGCGATCCCCGGGCTCTCCGAGATCCCCATCCTGGGCCCGGTGCTGTTCCGCCAGACGATCCTCGTCTACCTCATGTACGTCGCGGTGGCCGTGCTGCACGTCTACCTGTTCAAGAGCCGGTGGGGCCTGCGCCTGCGCGCCGTGGGCGAGCACCCCAAGGCCGCCGACACCGTCGGCATCAACGTCAACCGCACCCGGGTGCGCAACGCCATCCTCGGCGGGGCCGTCGCCGGGCTCGGCGGGGCGTTCTTCACCGTGGCGGCCGGGCTCGCCTTCGGGCGCGAGATGACCGGCGGCAAGGGCTTCATCGCCCTGGCCGCGATGATCCTGGGCCGGTGGAACCCGCTCGGTGCGCTCGCCGCGGCGCTGCTGTTCGGCTTCGCGGACAACCTGCAGACCGTGCTGGGCATCGTGGGCACGCCCATCCCCAGCCAGCTCATGCTCATGACGCCGTACGTGGTGACGATCTTCGCGGTGGCCGGTCTCGTCGGCCGGGTGCGGGCCCCCGCGTCCGAGGGCATCCCGTACAAGAAGTGA
- a CDS encoding cytidine deaminase: MTDVDWDGLRDAARAAMRRAYAPYSGFPVGAAALVDDGRVVVGCNVENAAYGVTLCAECGLVSSLVAGGGGRLVAFTCVDARAVVIMPCGRCRQLLWEHGGPRLLVETPQGVVPMTEVLPQAFGPADLDVVADLQEGT, from the coding sequence ATGACCGACGTCGACTGGGACGGCCTGCGCGACGCCGCCCGCGCGGCGATGCGCCGCGCCTACGCGCCCTACTCGGGGTTCCCCGTGGGCGCCGCCGCCCTCGTCGACGACGGCCGCGTCGTCGTCGGCTGCAACGTGGAGAACGCCGCCTACGGCGTCACCCTCTGCGCCGAGTGCGGGCTGGTCTCCTCGCTGGTGGCCGGCGGGGGCGGGCGCCTGGTGGCGTTCACCTGCGTGGACGCGCGAGCGGTCGTCATCATGCCGTGCGGACGCTGCCGCCAGCTCCTGTGGGAGCACGGCGGCCCCCGGCTGCTGGTCGAGACGCCGCAGGGCGTCGTGCCGATGACCGAGGTGCTGCCGCAGGCGTTCGGGCCGGCAGACCTCGACGTGGTAGCGGACCTCCAGGAGGGGACATGA